A section of the Perognathus longimembris pacificus isolate PPM17 chromosome 7, ASM2315922v1, whole genome shotgun sequence genome encodes:
- the Maneal gene encoding glycoprotein endo-alpha-1,2-mannosidase-like protein isoform X3, with protein sequence MITGSPQMTWFLPFWTLPTSTTSRYGSHGAFYRYKNSMGKSLPLFYIYDSYLTSPDAWAHLLTPNGPHSIRNTPYDGVFIALLVEEGHTHDILAAGFDGMYTYFASNGFSFGSSHQNWKAVKNFCDANNLMFIPSVGPGYIDTSIRPWNNHNTRNRVNGKYYETALQAALSVRPEIVSITSFNEWHEGTQIEKAVPKKTPARLYLDYLPHQPSLYLQLTRRWAEHFIKEKEQWLM encoded by the coding sequence GTATGGCTCCCATGGTGCATTTTACCGCTATAAGAACAGCATGGGCAAGAGCCTCCCACTCTTTTATATCTACGACTCATACCTGACGTCTCCTGATGCCTGGGCCCACCTTCTGACACCTAATGGGCCCCATTCGATCCGCAACACCCCCTATGATGGGGTCTTCATAGCGCTGTTGGTGGAGGAGGGCCACACCCACGACATCCTGGCTGCAGGATTTGATGGCATGTACACCTATTTTGCCTCCAATGGTTTCTCCTTTGGCTCCTCCCATCAGAACTGGAAAGCTGTGAAGAACTTTTGTGATGCCAACAACCTCATGTTCATTCCCAGTGTGGGGCCTGGCTACATTGACACCAGCATTAGGCCTTGGAACAACCACAATACAAGGAACAGGGTCAATGGCAAGTACTACGAGACGGCCTTGCAGGCTGCCCTGAGTGTGAGGCCTGAGATTGTCTCTATCACCTCCTTCAATGAGTGGCACGAGGGCACGCAGATCGAGAAGGCCGTCCCAAAGAAGACACCAGCTCGCCTGTATCTGGACTACCTGCCTCATCAACCTAGCCTGTATCTGCAGCTGACTCGCCGATGGGCAGAGCACTTCATCAAGGAGAAGGAGCAATGGCTGATGTGA